One region of Verrucomicrobiia bacterium genomic DNA includes:
- a CDS encoding response regulator transcription factor: protein MKVLLVEDSARLQMSVGRALRKAGYALDVTDNGEEGLWQAEANDYDVIVLDIMLPKLDGLSLLRQLRQKGKGTHVLLLTARDTVEDRVQGLQLGADDYLVKPFALEELLARVEALCRRAYGSKQTRLVIADLEIDTSAKEVFRAGNLVRLKPREYLLLEYLARRSGEVVTRGEIEAHLYDDSVDPMSNVVESAVCSLRKKISAPNPAPLIHTRHGLGYVLKVESE, encoded by the coding sequence ATGAAGGTTCTTCTCGTTGAAGATTCCGCGCGTCTTCAAATGTCGGTGGGCCGGGCCCTACGCAAGGCCGGCTACGCCCTCGACGTCACTGACAATGGGGAAGAGGGACTCTGGCAGGCAGAAGCCAACGACTACGACGTGATCGTGCTCGATATCATGCTTCCGAAACTCGACGGTCTCTCGCTGCTGCGACAGCTTCGGCAAAAGGGCAAGGGCACCCATGTCCTCCTCCTCACGGCGCGGGACACCGTGGAAGACCGCGTGCAGGGGCTCCAACTGGGGGCCGACGATTACCTTGTCAAGCCGTTCGCGCTGGAGGAATTGCTCGCCCGCGTGGAGGCCCTCTGCCGCCGCGCCTATGGCAGCAAGCAAACCCGGCTCGTCATCGCCGACCTCGAAATCGACACGTCGGCCAAAGAGGTCTTCCGCGCCGGCAATCTGGTGCGGTTGAAACCCCGGGAGTATCTGTTGCTGGAATATCTCGCCCGCCGATCCGGTGAAGTGGTCACGCGTGGCGAAATCGAAGCGCATCTCTACGACGACAGCGTGGATCCGATGAGCAACGTGGTCGAGTCTGCCGTCTGCTCACTGCGAAAGAAGATCAGTGCGCCCAACCCGGCCCCGCTCATTCACACGCGACACGGATTGGGGTATGTACTGAAGGTTGAATCGGAATGA
- a CDS encoding chromate resistance protein ChrB domain-containing protein, producing MKWITREKVKVDRVACPWLIKKFVDPQAEFIFTPANKVLDEAGRLGAIPYDVTNVELGHHGEDVSFNSILKKYNLDDPALQLLGEIVRAADSHPSNPHPAGEGLRWVAHGFSALGLSDHEILQREFVVYDALYAECQEMINQGRTKGVSSK from the coding sequence ATGAAATGGATCACCCGTGAGAAAGTGAAGGTCGACCGTGTGGCGTGTCCGTGGCTCATCAAGAAATTCGTCGATCCGCAGGCTGAATTCATCTTCACGCCAGCCAATAAAGTCCTGGACGAAGCCGGGCGGCTCGGGGCGATTCCGTACGACGTGACAAACGTTGAACTCGGTCACCATGGCGAAGACGTGTCCTTCAACTCGATTCTCAAAAAATACAATCTGGACGATCCTGCATTGCAGTTGCTTGGGGAGATCGTGCGCGCCGCGGATTCGCATCCGTCAAACCCGCATCCCGCCGGCGAAGGGCTGCGCTGGGTGGCCCATGGATTCAGCGCGCTGGGATTAAGCGATCACGAAATCCTCCAGCGTGAGTTCGTCGTCTACGACGCGCTCTATGCGGAATGCCAGGAGATGATAAATCAAGGCAGGACAAAGGGTGTTTCCTCGAAGTAA
- a CDS encoding NYN domain-containing protein, with protein sequence MSPDWILVDGYSVLHAWPRFAARKARQLSLQQRREVLVGLLRQYADHSRRRVTVVFDGYAAKHKPEGKEPTHGVEVLFSERGKTADDVIERLVAQAGSKGRIVVVTSDNAERHTVEAMGAHTTSAEIFEAEVETALRDLAGMVRLHTRRRSIGPTHDDWEP encoded by the coding sequence ATGAGTCCAGATTGGATACTGGTGGACGGGTATAGCGTGCTGCACGCGTGGCCGAGGTTTGCTGCGCGGAAGGCGCGGCAGTTGTCGCTGCAGCAACGGCGGGAGGTGTTGGTGGGATTATTGCGGCAGTACGCGGACCACAGTCGGCGACGCGTGACGGTGGTGTTTGACGGTTATGCGGCGAAACACAAGCCCGAGGGGAAGGAACCGACGCACGGGGTGGAGGTTTTATTTTCCGAGCGCGGGAAGACCGCGGATGACGTGATTGAGCGATTGGTGGCGCAGGCAGGGTCGAAGGGCAGGATCGTGGTGGTGACTTCGGACAATGCCGAGCGCCATACGGTGGAGGCCATGGGCGCGCACACGACGTCGGCGGAGATATTTGAGGCCGAGGTGGAGACGGCGCTGCGAGATCTGGCGGGGATGGTGCGGTTGCACACGCGGCGGCGGTCGATTGGGCCGACGCATGATGATTGGGAGCCCTAG
- a CDS encoding aspartate-semialdehyde dehydrogenase: MSKGYNVAVVGATGAVGVEMIETLEKRGFPVKNLRLFASERSVGKKMKYKGTDVGVELLKAGIFEGIDFALFSAGASRSKEFAHGAAKQGAVVIDNSSAFRMEPDVPLVVPEVNPGDAKLHKGIIANPNCSTAILLVALYPLHKANPVKRVVVSTYQAASGAGAKAMQELEEQTHMLLHGQKDIKIEALPQRIAFNLFPQVDVFLDNGYTKEEMKFVNESRKIMHHPTLMISATCVRVPVYRAHSEAVNIEFERPMTPAEARAILSKAPGLQVVDDPANKKYPMPIDASGMYDCLVGRVRQDVSRDDGKGIELFVSGDQLLKGAALNAVQIAELLV, from the coding sequence ATGAGCAAAGGATATAACGTAGCCGTTGTCGGCGCGACCGGGGCGGTCGGCGTCGAGATGATTGAGACTTTGGAGAAACGCGGGTTTCCCGTAAAGAATCTCCGCCTCTTCGCGTCCGAACGCAGCGTGGGCAAGAAGATGAAGTACAAGGGCACGGACGTCGGCGTCGAATTGCTCAAGGCCGGTATTTTTGAAGGCATCGATTTCGCGCTGTTCAGCGCGGGGGCGTCGCGTTCCAAGGAATTCGCGCATGGCGCCGCCAAACAGGGCGCCGTGGTCATCGACAATTCATCGGCCTTCCGCATGGAACCCGATGTGCCGCTCGTCGTCCCCGAGGTAAACCCGGGCGACGCGAAACTGCACAAGGGCATCATTGCCAATCCCAATTGTTCAACCGCGATCTTGCTGGTCGCGCTCTATCCGCTGCACAAAGCTAATCCGGTGAAGCGCGTCGTGGTTTCCACCTACCAAGCCGCCAGTGGCGCGGGCGCGAAGGCCATGCAGGAATTGGAAGAGCAGACCCACATGCTGTTGCACGGCCAAAAGGATATCAAAATCGAAGCGCTCCCGCAGCGCATCGCTTTCAATCTCTTCCCGCAAGTCGACGTGTTCCTCGACAATGGCTACACCAAAGAGGAAATGAAGTTCGTCAACGAGTCGCGCAAGATCATGCATCATCCGACCCTGATGATCAGCGCCACCTGCGTGCGCGTACCAGTCTACCGTGCCCACAGCGAGGCGGTGAACATCGAGTTCGAGCGGCCCATGACACCCGCCGAGGCGCGCGCCATCCTGTCAAAAGCGCCGGGCCTCCAGGTCGTGGACGATCCGGCCAACAAAAAATATCCGATGCCCATCGATGCCTCGGGAATGTATGACTGTCTCGTGGGCCGTGTTCGGCAGGATGTGTCGCGCGATGACGGCAAGGGAATCGAACTGTTCGTCAGCGGCGATCAACTCCTGAAGGGCGCCGCTCTCAACGCGGTGCAAATCGCCGAGCTGCTGGTGTAG
- a CDS encoding 3-isopropylmalate dehydrogenase, translating to MKSYNVAVIGGDGTGPEVVREAIKVLDVASKKFGLKLNYTHFDFGGDRYLRTKEVLPDSSVDDLRKFPVVLLGAIGHPDVKPGILEKGILLRLRFELEQYINLRPVKLYDERFCPLKDKGPKEIDFVVVRENNEGLYTGSGGFVFKGTPHEIAVQESINTRRGVERCLRYAFDYARKRNKDKKLTLCGKTNVLTYAFDLWERAFHEIGKKDYPDITRDYAHVDATTMWFVKNPEWFDVIVTDNMFGDIITDLGAMIQGGMGIAAGGNINPQGTSMFEPIGGSAPKYTGKNVINPLAAICAGGLMLDFLGETKAAAAIENAVIKTVREKLKTLAAGKMGHGTKEVGDLVAAAI from the coding sequence ATGAAATCTTATAATGTTGCGGTCATTGGCGGCGACGGCACCGGGCCGGAAGTCGTCCGCGAGGCGATCAAGGTCCTCGATGTGGCGTCGAAGAAATTCGGCCTCAAACTGAATTACACCCACTTTGATTTCGGGGGCGACCGCTACCTGCGCACCAAGGAAGTCCTGCCGGACAGCTCCGTGGACGACCTGCGCAAATTCCCCGTCGTGCTCCTCGGCGCCATCGGCCATCCCGACGTGAAACCGGGCATCCTGGAAAAAGGCATCCTCCTGCGCCTACGCTTCGAGTTGGAACAATACATCAATCTTCGCCCCGTGAAACTCTACGACGAACGCTTCTGTCCGTTGAAAGACAAGGGCCCGAAGGAAATCGATTTCGTCGTCGTCCGCGAGAACAACGAAGGCCTCTACACCGGCAGCGGCGGCTTCGTGTTCAAAGGCACACCCCATGAGATCGCCGTGCAGGAAAGCATCAACACCCGTCGCGGCGTCGAGCGTTGCCTGCGCTATGCGTTCGATTACGCCCGCAAACGCAACAAGGACAAAAAACTTACGCTCTGCGGCAAGACCAACGTCCTCACCTACGCCTTCGACCTCTGGGAGCGCGCGTTCCACGAGATCGGCAAAAAGGATTATCCCGACATCACCCGCGACTATGCCCACGTGGACGCCACAACGATGTGGTTCGTGAAAAACCCCGAGTGGTTCGATGTGATCGTCACCGACAACATGTTCGGCGACATCATCACCGACCTCGGCGCGATGATCCAGGGTGGCATGGGCATCGCCGCCGGCGGCAACATCAATCCGCAGGGCACGAGCATGTTCGAGCCCATCGGCGGCAGCGCGCCGAAGTACACGGGCAAAAATGTCATCAACCCGCTCGCCGCCATCTGCGCTGGCGGCCTGATGCTCGACTTTTTGGGCGAAACCAAAGCCGCCGCCGCCATCGAAAACGCCGTCATCAAAACCGTCCGCGAGAAGCTCAAAACTCTCGCCGCTGGCAAAATGGGCCACGGCACCAAGGAAGTCGGCGACCTCGTCGCAGCTGCCATATAA
- a CDS encoding glycosyl hydrolase family 28 protein — protein MTKHAILFLLATSLLASCATEKSSRAVFDITAYGAVDNPQVSSADAFRQAIAACRAAGGGTVRVPAGKFLTGPIEMVDNMTLQVDSNAVVLFETDRTKYPDITSRWEGLTENGPHPLIFANGLHHIAITGPGTFDGQGATWWANMDMAEHGNARPDRPIRRRPMLLQIKDCTDVRIDGPSFINSPFWAVHLLYSERIDVGHCRIINPPTSPNTDALNTDSCRHVVVHDCYADVGDDAFGIKSGRDEEGRKMNRPTEYVTYLRCHVAHAHSVCAIGSEESGSVRHVRFLDCDGDGTDNGIRIKSTRGRGGIVEDIVASHFRLHNVRNAIIFSLRYTKTPAEPLSERTPLFRDIHVDHVTARDSRNCVVIEGLEECPIQNVTLTDLDLSGTNGVTCTYAKNITFKNVKLAAQTNLFVVDHSENIHRLNYKELSP, from the coding sequence ATGACGAAACATGCCATCCTTTTCCTGCTGGCAACTTCTCTCCTCGCGAGTTGCGCCACTGAAAAAAGTTCGCGCGCCGTGTTCGACATAACCGCGTACGGCGCGGTCGACAATCCGCAAGTCTCCAGCGCCGACGCCTTCCGTCAGGCCATCGCCGCTTGCCGCGCAGCCGGTGGCGGCACGGTCCGCGTTCCCGCGGGTAAATTCCTCACCGGCCCGATCGAAATGGTCGACAACATGACTCTTCAGGTCGACAGCAACGCTGTCGTCCTCTTCGAGACCGACCGCACGAAATATCCCGACATCACCTCGCGCTGGGAAGGCCTCACCGAAAACGGTCCGCATCCCCTCATCTTCGCCAACGGCCTTCATCACATCGCCATCACCGGCCCCGGCACCTTCGACGGCCAGGGCGCGACCTGGTGGGCCAACATGGACATGGCCGAACACGGTAACGCCCGTCCCGACCGCCCGATCCGCCGCCGCCCCATGCTTCTGCAAATCAAAGACTGCACCGACGTCCGTATCGATGGCCCCAGTTTCATCAACTCGCCCTTCTGGGCCGTTCACCTCCTCTACAGCGAGCGCATCGACGTCGGCCACTGCCGCATCATCAATCCGCCCACTTCTCCAAATACCGACGCCCTCAACACCGACTCCTGCCGCCACGTCGTCGTCCACGACTGCTACGCTGACGTCGGCGATGACGCATTCGGCATCAAATCCGGCCGCGACGAAGAAGGCCGCAAAATGAATCGCCCCACCGAGTATGTCACCTACCTCCGCTGCCACGTCGCCCACGCCCACAGCGTCTGCGCCATCGGTAGTGAAGAATCCGGCAGCGTCCGCCATGTCCGGTTCCTTGACTGCGACGGCGATGGCACCGACAACGGCATCCGCATCAAAAGCACCCGCGGCCGCGGCGGTATCGTCGAGGACATCGTCGCTTCTCACTTCCGTCTCCATAATGTTCGCAACGCCATCATCTTCTCCCTGCGCTACACCAAAACTCCCGCGGAGCCTCTCTCCGAACGCACCCCCCTCTTCCGCGACATCCACGTCGACCACGTCACCGCCCGCGATTCCCGCAACTGCGTCGTCATCGAAGGCCTCGAGGAATGCCCCATCCAAAATGTCACCCTCACCGACCTCGACCTCTCCGGCACCAACGGCGTCACCTGCACCTACGCCAAAAACATCACCTTCAAAAACGTCAAGCTCGCTGCCCAAACCAACCTCTTCGTAGTAGACCACTCCGAAAACATCCATCGCCTAAACTACAAAGAGCTTTCTCCGTAA
- a CDS encoding Gfo/Idh/MocA family oxidoreductase, giving the protein MTVTSHEKSQMKRLGIGIVGARYGARMHLANYAKLPRDLVEIRGVCSRTKESAAAFAKEAQVAFVTNDYDALLARKDIDVIDICTPPALHHEFATRAANAGKHIIMEKPLTGYFGVAGDTEPIGKHVPRARMRDGARSNATAVREAVRRNGVKFCYAENWIYAPPIEKMRRLIAASKGAILELRAEENHSGSNSVFSRDWKSTGGGALLRMGVHSVGACLHLKQWEGQLRLKKGIRPISVVADVADLIHSPASTHARDAGANQWISANPVDVENWANISIAFDDGSRATVIVSDVGLGGLNTRVTAFMTDGVIKANMTSNDAIETYAPDPSVFQSEYFTEKLETKSGWNRPSCDEDWFRGFSQEIADFVSAIREDREPRSGIDLAVECVNVIYAAYLSAETGARVQID; this is encoded by the coding sequence ATGACGGTCACATCCCATGAGAAATCCCAGATGAAAAGGCTCGGCATCGGCATCGTCGGCGCGCGCTACGGGGCGCGGATGCACCTCGCCAATTACGCCAAACTGCCCCGCGACCTCGTGGAGATTCGTGGAGTCTGTTCCCGCACCAAGGAAAGCGCCGCCGCATTCGCCAAAGAAGCGCAAGTCGCCTTCGTCACCAACGACTACGACGCGCTGCTCGCCAGGAAAGACATCGACGTAATAGACATCTGCACGCCACCAGCCTTGCATCATGAGTTTGCCACCCGTGCCGCCAATGCCGGCAAGCACATCATCATGGAGAAACCACTCACCGGCTATTTCGGTGTCGCCGGCGACACCGAACCCATCGGCAAACACGTCCCGCGCGCCCGGATGCGTGACGGTGCGCGTAGCAATGCTACCGCGGTCCGCGAAGCGGTGCGCCGCAATGGCGTAAAATTCTGCTACGCGGAAAACTGGATCTATGCACCGCCTATTGAAAAGATGCGCCGTCTGATCGCCGCGTCCAAGGGCGCGATCCTCGAACTGCGCGCTGAAGAAAACCACTCGGGCTCCAACTCGGTCTTCTCGCGGGATTGGAAGTCGACCGGCGGCGGCGCGTTGCTGCGCATGGGCGTACATTCCGTCGGCGCCTGTCTGCATCTGAAGCAATGGGAAGGTCAGTTGCGGCTCAAGAAAGGCATTCGCCCCATCTCCGTCGTCGCCGATGTGGCCGACCTGATTCATAGTCCGGCGTCGACTCACGCCCGCGACGCCGGTGCAAACCAATGGATCAGCGCCAACCCCGTCGACGTGGAAAACTGGGCCAATATTTCCATCGCCTTCGATGACGGATCGCGCGCGACGGTCATCGTCAGCGACGTCGGCCTCGGCGGTCTGAACACCCGCGTGACCGCCTTCATGACCGATGGCGTGATCAAGGCCAATATGACCTCCAATGACGCCATCGAAACCTACGCGCCCGATCCCTCCGTCTTTCAGAGCGAGTACTTCACCGAAAAACTCGAAACCAAGTCCGGGTGGAATCGACCGAGCTGCGACGAAGATTGGTTCCGTGGATTCTCCCAGGAGATCGCCGATTTCGTCAGCGCCATTCGCGAGGATCGTGAACCCCGCTCCGGCATCGACCTCGCTGTCGAATGCGTCAATGTGATTTACGCGGCCTATCTCTCTGCGGAAACCGGCGCTCGCGTCCAAATCGACTAG
- a CDS encoding MFS transporter produces the protein MTSIQQSTTSRGARLVEFLGLRRSLVGLLSMVVLVGMGEHMAEQFLPLYLLTLGGGFISVGFLNGMDNLLGALYSFPGGYLSDRLGTKRALLVFNIASMIGFIIVILVPTWPAVLGAAALFLSWTAISLPATMSLVARVLPKNKRTMGVSLHSLVRRFPMAIGPIIGGAFINAWGVERGVRLAFIGALAMAAVAVVLQQVLIEDDLPVGRKEAEHNPVRMWRYMSGELKQLLVADILVRFCEQIPYAFVVVWAVGTAKTPGPVSALQFGMLRAIEMATAVAIYLPVAYFADRSHKKPFVVMTFVFFTLFPLMLLYSRSFEMLVVAFVLRGLKEFGEPTRKALIMDLAPEDRKAGVFGLYYLVRDVIVSIAAFGGAFLWQVNPRVNLLAAFAFGVLGTIWFALRGRDLERSNLD, from the coding sequence ATGACGTCAATCCAACAGTCAACGACGTCGCGAGGCGCGCGACTGGTTGAGTTTCTTGGTTTGCGGCGCAGCCTGGTGGGACTGCTGAGCATGGTGGTGCTCGTGGGAATGGGAGAGCACATGGCCGAGCAATTTTTGCCCCTCTATTTGCTTACGCTTGGCGGCGGATTTATTTCGGTGGGATTCCTCAACGGCATGGACAACCTGCTGGGCGCGCTGTACTCGTTTCCGGGCGGCTATCTCTCCGACCGGCTCGGCACAAAGCGCGCGTTGTTGGTATTCAACATCGCGTCCATGATCGGCTTCATCATTGTGATCCTGGTTCCCACGTGGCCGGCGGTGCTGGGCGCCGCGGCGCTGTTTCTATCGTGGACCGCGATCTCCCTGCCGGCGACGATGAGTCTCGTGGCCCGGGTGTTGCCGAAGAACAAGCGGACGATGGGTGTTTCGTTGCACTCGCTCGTGAGGCGGTTCCCGATGGCGATCGGACCGATTATCGGCGGCGCATTTATCAACGCCTGGGGAGTTGAACGAGGAGTGCGGTTGGCATTCATCGGGGCGTTGGCAATGGCGGCGGTCGCGGTGGTGCTGCAACAAGTGTTGATCGAAGACGATTTGCCGGTTGGTAGGAAAGAGGCCGAGCACAATCCGGTACGCATGTGGCGTTACATGAGCGGCGAGCTGAAGCAATTACTGGTCGCCGACATCCTCGTGCGGTTTTGCGAGCAAATCCCCTATGCCTTTGTTGTCGTGTGGGCCGTCGGCACTGCGAAGACCCCCGGCCCCGTCAGCGCGCTGCAATTCGGCATGCTCCGCGCGATCGAGATGGCGACGGCAGTGGCCATCTATTTACCCGTTGCTTACTTTGCCGACCGAAGTCACAAGAAACCATTTGTGGTGATGACCTTCGTGTTTTTCACGCTGTTTCCCCTGATGCTACTGTACTCCCGGTCTTTCGAGATGCTGGTCGTGGCGTTTGTGTTGCGCGGGCTGAAGGAATTCGGTGAGCCGACACGCAAGGCGTTGATCATGGACCTCGCACCCGAGGACCGAAAGGCGGGTGTATTCGGGCTCTACTATCTGGTTCGCGATGTGATCGTGTCCATCGCCGCATTCGGCGGGGCGTTTCTCTGGCAGGTCAACCCGCGTGTGAATCTGCTCGCCGCGTTTGCTTTTGGTGTACTCGGCACCATTTGGTTTGCGCTACGGGGGCGCGATCTCGAACGATCCAATCTTGACTGA
- a CDS encoding chloride channel protein translates to METASELNRHVQLPASHAVNFRLGWISLLASGIGVAAGLIAYLLLKLIGLFTNLFFFHRLSAEFTSPMTHHLGALVILLPAAGGIVIGFMAKYGTSKIKGHGIPEAMEAVLTSRSRIHPKVAILKPLSVAVAIGTGGPFGAEGPIIQTGGAVGSLVGQLFHMTASERKVLLACGAGAGMSATFNTPIAGVILAIELLLFEFRSRSFIPLVVASTLATATRFVVMGRSAMFEIGNVDFGIPANLFYYLLLGVICGFAAVGFSRALYWVEDQFEHLPVSEFWWPAIGGLALGTIGFFMPRVLGVGYDTISDILNDKFTLDLLLGIMVFKALALLVSLGSGTSGGLLAPMFMTSAAMGAAFAMGLNRFIPGAHLAPSAFALVAMGAVFGAAANATFAFIIFAFEITRDYNSVLPLMLVSVIASGIARRFMKHSIMTEKLARRGLHVHQDYEADVFQQVTVQEVMSKKPPTISAAMKLTELADRIVRNESQSHQRQAALVLDTAGRLVGIITRGDVLRLLQLHPDDATVGEVCTATLVVAYPDESVHDALVKLLTNGVGRLPVVSRETPHALVGYLGRAEVMAARTRRHEEEHVREPGWLSRTA, encoded by the coding sequence ATGGAAACAGCTTCTGAATTGAATCGACACGTCCAGCTACCGGCCAGCCACGCGGTCAATTTTCGGTTGGGATGGATTTCTCTGCTGGCGAGTGGCATCGGTGTCGCTGCGGGATTGATCGCCTATTTGTTGCTCAAACTGATCGGTTTGTTTACCAATCTATTCTTTTTTCACCGGCTTTCAGCGGAGTTCACCAGTCCAATGACACACCATCTCGGAGCGTTGGTGATCCTGTTGCCGGCAGCTGGCGGGATTGTAATTGGATTCATGGCCAAGTATGGAACATCCAAAATCAAAGGCCACGGCATTCCTGAGGCGATGGAGGCCGTGCTGACGAGCCGGAGCCGGATCCATCCGAAGGTCGCCATTCTCAAGCCGCTCTCGGTGGCCGTGGCCATCGGTACTGGTGGGCCTTTTGGAGCGGAAGGCCCGATCATTCAAACCGGGGGCGCAGTCGGGTCGTTGGTAGGGCAACTGTTCCATATGACTGCATCCGAACGCAAGGTCTTGCTGGCCTGTGGCGCCGGGGCCGGGATGTCGGCGACATTCAACACGCCGATCGCCGGGGTGATCCTGGCGATTGAACTGCTGCTGTTCGAATTTCGGTCGCGCTCCTTCATCCCGTTGGTGGTTGCGAGCACGCTGGCGACCGCGACACGATTTGTCGTGATGGGGCGGAGCGCGATGTTCGAGATTGGCAACGTGGATTTTGGCATCCCTGCCAATTTGTTCTACTACCTTTTGCTCGGAGTGATTTGCGGCTTTGCGGCGGTGGGATTCAGCCGGGCGTTGTATTGGGTCGAGGATCAATTCGAGCATTTGCCCGTCTCTGAATTCTGGTGGCCTGCTATCGGTGGTCTCGCGCTGGGTACGATTGGTTTCTTCATGCCGCGTGTGCTCGGAGTCGGATACGACACGATCTCGGATATTTTGAATGACAAGTTCACGCTGGATTTGTTGCTGGGAATTATGGTCTTCAAAGCACTGGCCTTGCTCGTCTCGCTGGGGTCCGGAACCTCCGGTGGACTGTTGGCACCGATGTTTATGACCAGCGCGGCGATGGGTGCCGCGTTTGCCATGGGACTGAATCGATTCATCCCCGGCGCACATTTGGCGCCCAGTGCATTTGCCCTCGTGGCCATGGGGGCGGTGTTCGGGGCGGCGGCCAACGCGACATTCGCCTTCATCATCTTCGCCTTTGAAATTACCCGCGATTACAACTCGGTCTTGCCACTCATGCTGGTTAGCGTCATCGCCAGCGGCATCGCGCGCCGATTCATGAAACACTCGATCATGACGGAAAAGCTGGCACGACGTGGGCTGCATGTCCATCAAGATTATGAGGCCGATGTGTTTCAGCAGGTGACAGTGCAAGAGGTGATGAGCAAAAAACCACCCACCATTTCCGCGGCAATGAAGTTAACGGAACTGGCGGATCGTATCGTGCGTAATGAATCCCAGAGTCATCAGCGTCAGGCCGCGCTCGTTCTCGACACTGCGGGCCGGCTGGTGGGGATCATTACCCGTGGGGACGTTCTGCGTTTGTTGCAGCTACATCCCGACGACGCCACGGTTGGAGAAGTTTGCACCGCGACCCTGGTTGTCGCGTATCCTGATGAATCTGTGCATGACGCTCTGGTAAAACTGCTGACCAACGGCGTAGGCCGCCTGCCCGTTGTCAGTCGCGAGACGCCGCACGCGTTGGTAGGTTACCTCGGTCGTGCCGAAGTGATGGCTGCGCGCACGCGCCGCCATGAAGAAGAGCACGTACGCGAACCCGGCTGGCTGAGTCGCACTGCTTGA
- a CDS encoding glycoside hydrolase family 28 protein produces the protein MNRFQIPVLALTACYFTATGSVPAQNPPLPVIPTNAFRVTEYGAVGDGKAMNTVAIQKTIDSASKAGGGIVLVPEGRFLTGPLTLASRINLHLANNAVILISDDMTNHPIANERYQDCISVADAQDIEISGEGAIDGQGKAWWAAFEANHAMTHRPYMIKLSNCKRVRIQGVTLSNSPMFHLVPQNCADVTIQGITIKSPSNAHNTDGIDPSGWNYLITDCTIDTGDDNIAVKPGSGRTPGNKNYTITNCRFLHGHGMSIGSGTSGGIEDLRVSNCIFDGTDAGIRIKTLRGRGGLLQNLMYENLTMTAVKNPIYIIDWYPERDAPKDPATEKPEPTTDRTPINKNIVIRNVTATNCPTAGTIRGLPEAPITNVTLSNVVISAKTGLKIYHAHGIRFSDSKIEVESGKRLTLFDAEVTGLE, from the coding sequence ATGAATCGCTTTCAGATCCCTGTTCTCGCACTGACGGCCTGCTATTTCACGGCTACAGGGAGCGTTCCCGCCCAAAACCCTCCGCTGCCGGTGATTCCTACGAATGCGTTCCGGGTAACCGAATACGGGGCTGTCGGGGACGGCAAGGCGATGAATACCGTCGCCATTCAGAAGACGATTGATTCGGCTTCCAAAGCAGGAGGTGGAATCGTTCTGGTCCCGGAAGGCAGGTTTCTTACCGGCCCGCTCACGCTCGCCAGCCGCATCAATTTACATTTGGCCAATAATGCGGTGATTTTAATTAGCGACGATATGACAAACCATCCAATCGCCAACGAGAGATACCAGGATTGCATTTCCGTTGCCGACGCGCAGGACATCGAGATCAGCGGGGAAGGAGCCATCGACGGCCAGGGCAAAGCCTGGTGGGCGGCTTTTGAGGCGAACCACGCCATGACACACCGGCCTTATATGATCAAACTGTCCAACTGCAAACGCGTGCGCATCCAGGGAGTCACCCTGAGCAATTCGCCAATGTTTCACCTGGTGCCGCAGAATTGCGCAGACGTGACGATCCAGGGAATTACCATCAAATCGCCGAGCAATGCCCACAACACGGATGGGATTGATCCTTCAGGGTGGAATTATCTCATCACGGACTGCACCATTGATACAGGGGACGACAACATTGCGGTGAAGCCCGGCAGCGGTCGGACTCCGGGCAATAAGAATTACACGATCACAAATTGCCGGTTTTTGCATGGTCATGGAATGTCGATCGGTTCGGGAACTTCTGGCGGAATCGAGGACCTCCGGGTCAGTAATTGCATTTTTGACGGGACCGATGCCGGCATTCGCATCAAAACGTTACGCGGTCGCGGTGGTCTGCTGCAGAATTTAATGTACGAGAATCTTACGATGACAGCGGTAAAGAACCCGATCTACATAATCGACTGGTACCCGGAGCGGGACGCACCCAAAGATCCCGCAACTGAGAAACCCGAGCCCACCACAGACCGCACACCCATCAACAAGAATATCGTCATTCGCAATGTGACCGCGACCAACTGCCCAACTGCCGGAACGATCCGTGGCCTGCCCGAGGCGCCGATTACCAACGTGACACTATCGAATGTGGTGATCTCGGCAAAGACCGGCTTAAAAATCTACCACGCCCACGGAATTCGATTCTCGGACTCGAAGATTGAGGTGGAGAGCGGAAAACGGCTAACGCTCTTTGATGCGGAAGTTACAGGTCTTGAATGA